A region of Flavobacterium album DNA encodes the following proteins:
- a CDS encoding efflux RND transporter periplasmic adaptor subunit, translating to MKKQVLAGALAALFIATSCGKKEEQAAMAAPPPMPFPVETVAKQDAVIFEEYTANLEGRQNVEIRPKVNGFIQKIYVDEGQAVKKGQLLFKLETQTLNQDAAAAKANVSAAQVEVDRLKPLVDRKIISNVQLETAKAKLAQAKAAYSSIAANIGYGTITSPANGVIGTLPYKEGSLVSATSEMPLTTVSDTKGMRAYFSMNEKQLIDFSREFKGGTLQEKLKNTPMVSLLLADGSEYEEKGKLEAVSGLADAATGNTQFRADFPNPQAILRSGSKGTIRIPIAKKGVILVPQNAVFDMQGKQMIYVVAKDNTVKSKILTIATTSGLNYIVSEGLEEGEVIVVEGASKLKDGMAIVPQPKAKEQAPATPADTTAVTKTQTKTTTVTK from the coding sequence ATGAAAAAGCAAGTTTTAGCAGGCGCATTAGCCGCCTTATTTATAGCAACTTCCTGCGGCAAAAAAGAAGAGCAGGCAGCCATGGCCGCCCCGCCGCCAATGCCATTCCCGGTAGAGACTGTTGCTAAGCAGGATGCCGTAATATTTGAAGAATATACAGCCAACCTTGAAGGCCGGCAAAATGTAGAGATACGCCCGAAAGTAAACGGGTTTATCCAGAAAATTTATGTGGACGAAGGGCAGGCGGTCAAAAAAGGCCAGCTCCTTTTTAAGCTGGAAACCCAAACGCTGAACCAGGATGCCGCTGCCGCAAAAGCCAATGTGAGCGCCGCGCAGGTAGAGGTAGACAGGCTGAAACCATTGGTTGACCGCAAGATCATATCCAACGTTCAGCTGGAAACAGCCAAGGCAAAACTGGCCCAGGCGAAAGCGGCATACAGCAGCATAGCCGCCAACATCGGTTACGGAACCATTACATCGCCGGCAAATGGCGTTATCGGTACGCTTCCGTATAAGGAAGGCAGCCTTGTGAGTGCTACCAGCGAGATGCCGCTCACCACGGTGTCGGACACTAAAGGAATGAGGGCTTATTTCTCGATGAATGAAAAGCAGCTTATCGATTTCAGCAGGGAATTTAAAGGCGGCACATTGCAGGAAAAATTAAAGAACACGCCAATGGTAAGCCTCTTATTGGCCGATGGCAGCGAATATGAGGAAAAAGGAAAGCTTGAGGCAGTAAGCGGGCTGGCCGATGCCGCGACCGGCAACACGCAGTTCAGGGCCGATTTCCCGAACCCGCAGGCAATATTGAGGAGTGGCAGCAAAGGTACAATCCGTATCCCGATCGCGAAAAAAGGCGTTATACTCGTGCCGCAAAATGCTGTGTTCGATATGCAGGGCAAGCAGATGATTTATGTGGTTGCTAAAGACAACACCGTAAAATCGAAAATCCTGACTATTGCTACAACCTCAGGGCTCAACTACATCGTGAGTGAAGGCCTTGAAGAAGGCGAGGTAATAGTAGTAGAAGGCGCGTCCAAGCTGAAAGACGGCATGGCCATTGTACCACAGCCGAAGGCGAAAGAGCAAGCACCCGCTACACCTGCCGATACCACGGCAGTGACAAAAACACAAACCAAAACAACAACTGTTACAAAGT
- a CDS encoding GbsR/MarR family transcriptional regulator, giving the protein MSDIKKEKEELIEMFGIHFENFHNMPPLGARIFATVILDCCSTGMTFEDLVERMGASKSSVSTNLNLLLKLGKITYYTLPGDRKKYFKPSPFSERFSNYMKMIEFEKIILDRMLAYREKTAVCIAEKGDLEKTRAYKEHVLQMEELLTSTINKFKEIEKSKASNQ; this is encoded by the coding sequence ATGTCAGACATAAAGAAGGAGAAGGAAGAGTTGATAGAGATGTTTGGGATTCATTTTGAAAATTTCCACAACATGCCGCCGCTTGGCGCGAGGATTTTCGCAACTGTAATATTGGATTGTTGCAGTACCGGGATGACCTTTGAAGACCTTGTAGAGCGCATGGGAGCCAGTAAAAGCTCCGTTTCTACAAACCTGAACCTGCTGCTAAAGCTTGGAAAAATTACCTACTACACCCTGCCGGGCGACCGGAAAAAATATTTTAAGCCATCGCCGTTCAGCGAAAGGTTCAGCAACTACATGAAGATGATTGAGTTTGAAAAGATCATTCTCGACAGGATGCTGGCCTACCGCGAAAAGACCGCTGTTTGCATTGCCGAAAAAGGCGACCTCGAAAAAACAAGGGCCTATAAAGAACATGTACTGCAAATGGAAGAACTCCTGACGAGCACCATCAATAAATTTAAGGAAATAGAGAAAAGTAAAGCCAGTAATCAATAA
- a CDS encoding septal ring lytic transglycosylase RlpA family protein, with product MVKKAVALLLFAIIALGCSSSKGAFTSYDKKAIACYYADKFNGKKTANGDTFSNSKYTAAHKKLAFGTKVKVTNLANGKSVIVTVNDRGPFSAGKDIDLTKKAFMEITDNKNHGEIKVSIEVAK from the coding sequence ATGGTTAAAAAAGCCGTTGCACTTCTTTTATTCGCAATCATTGCATTAGGCTGTTCTTCATCGAAAGGTGCTTTTACATCGTATGATAAAAAAGCTATTGCCTGTTACTATGCCGATAAGTTTAATGGAAAGAAAACCGCAAATGGCGATACCTTTAGCAACAGCAAATATACCGCAGCCCACAAAAAACTTGCTTTTGGCACCAAAGTAAAGGTGACTAATTTAGCCAATGGCAAATCAGTTATAGTAACGGTTAACGATCGCGGCCCCTTCTCAGCCGGAAAAGACATTGACCTTACCAAAAAAGCCTTCATGGAAATCACCGACAATAAGAACCACGGCGAGATTAAGGTGTCTATTGAGGTAGCGAAGTAG
- a CDS encoding septal ring lytic transglycosylase RlpA family protein — protein sequence MKNSSLIFSAALLFVIITGFATFTPVAKKENVKTIAAITKADTTEVALPIAEKPEAPKLTLYKKSALATYYADKFNGKKTSSGERFHNKNYTAAHMKLPFGTMVRVTNESNGKSVDVKVNDRGPYSKKLEIDLTKAAFMEIASNKGSGSFKVKMEIIGKK from the coding sequence ATGAAGAATAGTAGTCTTATTTTTAGTGCCGCTTTATTATTTGTAATAATAACTGGCTTTGCAACATTTACCCCCGTTGCCAAAAAAGAGAATGTAAAAACAATTGCTGCCATCACTAAGGCAGATACTACAGAGGTTGCACTACCAATTGCTGAAAAACCTGAAGCCCCAAAGCTAACCCTCTACAAAAAAAGCGCCCTGGCTACCTACTATGCCGATAAATTCAACGGTAAAAAAACAAGCAGCGGCGAGCGTTTCCACAACAAAAATTATACTGCGGCCCATATGAAGCTTCCTTTCGGAACTATGGTGCGCGTAACCAACGAATCCAACGGCAAATCTGTTGATGTAAAGGTAAACGACCGTGGCCCTTACAGCAAAAAACTTGAGATTGACCTTACCAAGGCCGCCTTTATGGAAATTGCTTCCAATAAAGGAAGTGGCAGCTTTAAGGTAAAAATGGAGATCATCGGCAAAAAATAA
- the pgi gene encoding glucose-6-phosphate isomerase, giving the protein MALQNINPSGTAAWQGLREHFSEMQYASMKEMFATDNSRAEKFHIKWNDFLVDYSKNIVNDKTLSLLQSLAKEVGLTGAIESYFGGDAINRTEGRAVLHTALRAPENASVKVDGVNVMPEIYSVKNKIKQFCDAIISGSKKGYTGKAFTDVVNIGIGGSDLGPAMVVESLKFYKNHLNVRFISNVDGDHVMESLKGLNPETTLFVIASKTFTTQETLTNAETAREWFLTTAKQEDVAKHFVAVSTNIQKVTQFGIDENNIFPMWDWVGGRFSLWSAVGLTIALAVGYDNFDGLLKGAHDMDEHFRTAEFDKNIPVVLALLSIWYNNLFGAESEALIPYTQYLQKLAPYLQQGIMESNGKSVGRDGNPVNYQTGTIIWGEPGTNSQHAFFQLIHQGTKLIPTDFIGFIEPLHGNKDHHDKLMSNFFAQTEALLNGKTEAQVKAEFDKQGVTGEKADYLLPFKVFAGNKPTNTLLIKKLTPETLGSLVALYEHKIFVQGVIWNIFSYDQWGVELGKQLANSILDEINTGEVKQHDGSTTLLLKTFLGK; this is encoded by the coding sequence ATGGCACTACAAAATATCAATCCGTCCGGTACCGCCGCATGGCAGGGATTGCGTGAACACTTTTCTGAAATGCAATATGCATCGATGAAGGAAATGTTTGCCACCGACAACAGCAGGGCAGAAAAATTCCACATTAAATGGAACGACTTCCTTGTAGATTACTCAAAGAACATCGTAAACGATAAAACCTTAAGCCTGCTTCAGTCCCTGGCAAAGGAAGTTGGCCTGACAGGCGCTATAGAAAGCTATTTTGGCGGCGATGCCATAAACCGTACCGAAGGCAGGGCAGTACTGCATACGGCCCTCAGGGCGCCTGAAAATGCATCCGTAAAGGTTGATGGCGTTAATGTAATGCCCGAGATCTATTCGGTAAAAAATAAAATAAAGCAGTTTTGCGATGCCATCATTAGCGGAAGCAAAAAAGGCTATACGGGCAAAGCATTTACCGATGTGGTTAATATAGGTATCGGCGGGTCCGACCTTGGCCCGGCTATGGTAGTGGAATCATTGAAATTCTACAAGAACCACCTTAATGTTCGTTTTATATCGAATGTAGACGGCGACCACGTGATGGAAAGCCTTAAAGGTCTTAATCCGGAAACAACGCTGTTTGTCATTGCATCTAAAACTTTCACTACACAGGAAACCCTAACCAATGCCGAAACTGCAAGGGAATGGTTCCTTACTACGGCAAAGCAGGAAGATGTAGCAAAGCATTTTGTGGCCGTATCGACCAATATCCAAAAAGTGACGCAATTTGGCATCGACGAAAATAACATTTTCCCAATGTGGGACTGGGTTGGCGGACGTTTCTCGTTGTGGAGTGCCGTTGGTCTTACCATCGCATTGGCAGTAGGCTATGATAATTTCGACGGCCTCCTGAAAGGCGCGCATGATATGGATGAGCATTTCCGCACCGCTGAATTCGATAAAAACATTCCGGTTGTACTGGCCTTGCTGAGTATCTGGTACAACAACTTATTTGGTGCCGAAAGCGAGGCGCTGATACCGTATACGCAATATTTGCAAAAGCTGGCGCCATACCTGCAGCAGGGTATCATGGAAAGCAACGGCAAAAGCGTTGGCCGTGATGGCAACCCGGTAAATTACCAGACAGGCACCATCATCTGGGGCGAGCCGGGAACTAACTCGCAGCACGCATTCTTCCAGCTGATCCACCAGGGAACGAAGCTTATCCCGACCGATTTCATTGGCTTTATCGAGCCGCTTCATGGCAATAAAGACCATCACGATAAACTGATGTCCAACTTCTTTGCACAAACCGAAGCCTTGCTCAACGGCAAGACCGAAGCGCAGGTAAAAGCAGAATTCGACAAGCAGGGTGTAACCGGCGAAAAAGCCGATTATTTACTGCCGTTTAAAGTATTCGCAGGCAACAAGCCAACCAATACTTTATTGATCAAAAAGCTTACACCGGAAACGCTTGGCTCCCTCGTGGCGCTATACGAGCACAAGATATTCGTGCAGGGCGTGATCTGGAATATTTTCAGCTACGACCAGTGGGGTGTAGAGCTGGGCAAGCAGCTGGCAAATTCTATTCTTGACGAAATAAATACAGGCGAAGTAAAGCAGCATGACGGTTCTACAACCCTGTTGTTGAAAACTTTTTTGGGCAAGTAA
- a CDS encoding peptidoglycan DD-metalloendopeptidase family protein, protein MKYLSAILVLLTLIACKKEEDKTEKTKPAIVKKEVITKEFGFTLNDFKVVHDTIENGDTFGKLLGDEGYDAAQVHKVTEAIKDSFDLRNIRVGKPFTMLKQKHAPNKLQVFIYQPDNLSYYVVDLRDSIAKAYKTVKPVTIKRRVIAAEIEGSLAETLAEAGASPALAHELSEIYAWSIDFFKIQKGDKFAVAVNEKYIDGTEYAGIESIEASYFEYKGKKIYAFPFKQDENSKRSDYYDEEGKVLKSMFLKAPLKFSHITSRFSPRRFHPVQQQWKAHNGTDYAAPQGTPIMTTANGVVERTGYTSGNGNFVKVRHNGTYSTQYLHMSKIKVRQGQRVSQGDIIGLVGSTGLATGPHVCYRFWKNGVQVDALRQKLPSSEPMSAKHKPRFIAYMTPLKKELDSISNIKFKQ, encoded by the coding sequence TTGAAGTATTTAAGCGCCATACTGGTACTGTTAACGCTGATTGCCTGTAAAAAAGAAGAGGATAAAACCGAAAAAACAAAGCCGGCCATTGTTAAGAAAGAAGTCATTACGAAAGAATTTGGCTTTACCCTTAACGATTTTAAAGTAGTGCACGATACTATTGAGAATGGCGATACTTTTGGGAAGCTTTTGGGCGATGAGGGGTATGACGCGGCGCAGGTGCACAAGGTTACCGAAGCAATCAAGGACTCTTTCGACCTCCGCAATATCCGCGTAGGCAAGCCTTTTACCATGCTTAAGCAAAAACATGCGCCCAATAAGCTGCAGGTTTTTATATACCAGCCTGATAACCTGAGCTATTATGTGGTCGACCTCCGCGATTCTATTGCCAAAGCCTACAAAACGGTAAAGCCGGTAACCATAAAACGAAGGGTAATTGCGGCAGAAATTGAGGGCTCACTGGCCGAAACGCTCGCTGAAGCAGGCGCAAGCCCCGCGCTGGCACACGAACTCTCTGAGATATATGCCTGGAGCATCGACTTCTTTAAGATACAGAAAGGCGATAAGTTTGCCGTTGCTGTAAACGAAAAATATATCGACGGAACCGAATATGCCGGCATCGAAAGCATAGAAGCCTCTTATTTTGAATATAAAGGCAAAAAAATATACGCCTTCCCTTTTAAGCAGGATGAAAATTCAAAGCGGTCCGATTATTATGACGAAGAAGGCAAAGTGCTGAAAAGCATGTTCCTGAAAGCGCCATTGAAATTCAGCCATATAACTTCCCGTTTTTCCCCAAGGCGTTTCCACCCCGTACAGCAGCAATGGAAAGCCCACAACGGTACCGACTATGCCGCCCCGCAGGGTACGCCCATCATGACAACAGCTAATGGCGTTGTAGAGCGCACTGGGTATACATCGGGTAACGGCAATTTTGTTAAAGTGAGGCACAACGGAACCTATTCTACCCAATACCTGCACATGTCTAAAATAAAGGTGCGCCAGGGGCAGCGCGTAAGTCAGGGCGATATTATTGGCCTGGTAGGCAGTACCGGCCTGGCAACCGGCCCGCACGTATGCTACCGTTTCTGGAAAAATGGCGTACAGGTAGACGCGCTAAGGCAAAAGCTTCCAAGTTCCGAACCGATGTCGGCAAAGCATAAACCACGGTTTATCGCCTACATGACACCGCTTAAAAAAGAGCTTGACAGTATTTCGAACATCAAATTCAAACAATAA
- a CDS encoding tryptophan 2,3-dioxygenase family protein yields MELTTPILDTLNEIDKKFQAINQKTETHLEGLLWSKPITYWDYINTDALLNLQIQRTTLPDEMVFIMYHQINELLFKMILWEVEQLCHNEAPSTSFFTEKLMRISRYFDMLTTSFDIMGDGMQVEQYMKFRNTLTPASGFQSAQYRLIEFASTDLINLIDYRFRATIDRNTPYEHAFEHLYWQAAGKDYKTGEKSFLLAEFERKYKGEFLRFMEEYNTINIWKKFRQLPEDAQKDSMLIKAMRHYDYTVNVTWVMGHLNTAKKYIESVSGPQEATGGSDWKKYMHPKYQRRIFFPELWSEEELKSWGENV; encoded by the coding sequence ATGGAGCTAACAACCCCAATACTGGACACACTGAATGAAATTGATAAAAAATTTCAGGCGATAAACCAAAAGACCGAAACGCACCTTGAAGGGCTGCTGTGGTCTAAGCCTATTACGTATTGGGATTATATAAATACCGACGCGCTGCTCAATTTGCAGATACAGCGCACAACACTGCCTGATGAGATGGTGTTTATCATGTACCACCAGATCAATGAGCTGTTGTTTAAAATGATATTATGGGAAGTGGAGCAGCTTTGCCACAACGAAGCTCCTTCCACTTCTTTTTTTACAGAAAAGCTGATGCGCATCAGCCGCTATTTCGATATGCTTACCACCTCATTCGATATCATGGGCGATGGCATGCAGGTAGAGCAGTACATGAAGTTCCGCAATACCCTCACACCGGCCAGCGGATTCCAGAGCGCACAATACCGCCTTATCGAATTTGCCAGTACCGACCTTATTAATCTTATAGATTACCGTTTCCGCGCTACTATAGACCGTAATACGCCCTATGAGCATGCTTTCGAGCACCTGTATTGGCAGGCAGCCGGGAAAGACTATAAGACCGGTGAGAAAAGCTTCCTCCTGGCCGAATTCGAACGGAAATATAAAGGCGAGTTCCTCCGCTTTATGGAAGAATACAATACCATCAACATCTGGAAAAAATTCAGGCAGCTGCCGGAAGATGCACAAAAAGATTCGATGCTGATAAAAGCGATGCGCCATTACGACTACACGGTAAATGTTACCTGGGTAATGGGCCACCTGAATACAGCAAAAAAATATATAGAGAGCGTTTCCGGGCCGCAGGAGGCTACGGGCGGGAGCGACTGGAAGAAGTACATGCATCCCAAATACCAAAGAAGGATATTTTTCCCTGAGCTTTGGAGTGAAGAAGAGCTGAAGTCATGGGGGGAAAATGTATAA
- a CDS encoding DUF3108 domain-containing protein has protein sequence MRKLIAMILLLSACNAFSQGAFTTGEYFKFRIHYGVVNAGYATLEVKEAVRNNKKIHHVVGNGYTTGMTKFFFKVQDNYESYFDKATGKPYQALRKIDEGGYTKHQESFFQQSNNTVTVKDYKAKNEKTYSVTENVQDVVSAFYYLRNHPNIDKLKVGESISLDMFFDDEVIKFKLKFIGRENLKTKFGTVSTMIFRPLVQAGRVFKEEESLTVWVSDDENKVPLRIKASLAVGSLKADLDSYRGLAHPFTAKK, from the coding sequence ATGAGAAAATTGATAGCAATGATCTTGCTTCTTTCTGCCTGCAATGCTTTTTCACAAGGAGCCTTTACGACGGGGGAATATTTTAAGTTCCGAATACATTATGGTGTCGTAAATGCCGGGTATGCCACCCTTGAGGTTAAGGAGGCAGTAAGGAACAATAAGAAGATCCACCACGTTGTAGGGAACGGGTACACCACCGGGATGACAAAGTTTTTCTTCAAGGTACAGGATAATTACGAAAGCTACTTTGATAAAGCTACCGGTAAGCCCTACCAGGCGCTTAGGAAAATTGACGAGGGCGGATATACAAAGCACCAGGAATCTTTTTTCCAGCAGTCAAATAACACGGTGACGGTAAAGGATTATAAAGCCAAGAACGAGAAGACCTATTCGGTTACAGAAAATGTGCAGGATGTGGTATCGGCGTTTTACTACCTAAGGAACCACCCGAATATCGATAAGCTGAAAGTAGGCGAATCAATATCGCTTGATATGTTTTTTGACGATGAGGTGATAAAATTTAAGCTGAAATTCATTGGCAGGGAAAATTTAAAAACTAAATTTGGAACCGTTTCCACAATGATATTCAGGCCACTTGTACAGGCAGGCCGTGTATTTAAGGAAGAAGAGAGTTTAACTGTCTGGGTTTCAGACGACGAAAATAAAGTGCCGTTAAGGATTAAGGCGAGCCTGGCGGTGGGGTCATTAAAAGCAGACCTTGACTCATACAGAGGGCTTGCCCACCCGTTCACAGCAAAAAAGTAA
- the hppD gene encoding 4-hydroxyphenylpyruvate dioxygenase, whose protein sequence is MEKEVKSVEYGLEKIFEGAQDFLPLMGTDYVEFIVGNAKQAAHYYKTAFGYQSLAYAGLETGLKDRASYVLVQDKIRIVLTTPLTADSPLNDHIVKHGDGVKVVALWVEDARQSFEETTKRGAKVFMEPTVEKDEFGEVVRAGIYTYGETVHMFVERKNYNGVFLPGYREWKSDYNPAPTGLKYVDHMVGNVGWNEMNTWVKWYEDVMGFVNFLSFDDKQINTEYSALMSKVMSNGNGRIKFPINEPAEGKKRSQIEEYLDFYGGPGVQHIAIATDDIITTVSDLKSRGVEFLSRPPHAYYEAIPERLGKHMGMMKEDMAVLEQLGIMIDADEEGYLLQIFTKPVEDRPTLFYEIIQRMGARGFGAGNFKALFESIEREQALRGTL, encoded by the coding sequence ATGGAAAAAGAAGTTAAAAGTGTCGAGTACGGACTCGAGAAGATATTTGAAGGCGCGCAGGATTTCCTTCCGCTGATGGGTACGGATTATGTAGAATTCATTGTGGGTAATGCAAAACAGGCAGCGCATTATTATAAAACAGCCTTTGGCTACCAGTCCCTGGCGTATGCCGGTTTGGAAACAGGCCTGAAGGACCGCGCTTCGTATGTGCTGGTGCAGGACAAAATCCGCATCGTGCTTACTACGCCCCTTACTGCCGATTCTCCGCTAAATGACCATATTGTAAAGCATGGTGATGGTGTGAAGGTAGTAGCTCTTTGGGTGGAAGATGCCCGCCAGTCGTTTGAAGAGACCACGAAACGCGGAGCAAAGGTATTCATGGAGCCGACTGTTGAGAAAGACGAATTTGGCGAAGTGGTGCGTGCCGGTATCTATACCTATGGTGAAACAGTACACATGTTTGTAGAGCGCAAAAACTACAATGGCGTTTTCCTTCCGGGTTACCGCGAATGGAAGAGCGACTATAACCCTGCACCGACCGGCCTTAAGTATGTAGACCACATGGTGGGCAACGTAGGCTGGAACGAGATGAATACCTGGGTAAAATGGTATGAGGATGTTATGGGCTTTGTGAACTTCCTTTCTTTTGACGACAAGCAGATCAATACTGAATATTCTGCGCTGATGAGTAAGGTGATGTCCAATGGCAACGGAAGGATCAAGTTCCCGATCAACGAGCCGGCTGAAGGAAAGAAAAGGTCGCAGATCGAGGAATACCTTGATTTTTACGGCGGCCCGGGCGTTCAGCACATAGCTATCGCTACCGATGATATCATCACAACGGTATCCGACCTGAAGTCGAGGGGGGTAGAGTTCCTTTCACGTCCGCCGCATGCTTATTATGAAGCCATACCGGAACGCCTTGGAAAGCACATGGGCATGATGAAGGAAGACATGGCAGTACTGGAGCAACTGGGTATCATGATCGATGCCGATGAGGAAGGCTACCTGTTGCAGATATTCACAAAACCGGTAGAGGACAGGCCAACGCTTTTTTATGAAATAATTCAGCGTATGGGTGCCCGCGGATTTGGCGCCGGAAACTTTAAAGCGCTGTTTGAGAGCATAGAACGCGAACAGGCATTAAGAGGAACGTTATAA